Part of the Scyliorhinus canicula chromosome 13, sScyCan1.1, whole genome shotgun sequence genome, TGGGGAGCATCCCGATCTATGGGTTCCATGACAGCACGGGTACCACTAACTCCACCATCATCTGTTTCCACGGATTTTCTGATAAGTCATGGAACCCGGCTCTGATCGCTTTCGTGGAGCTGCTGGGGTTTGTCATCCCGATGGCCATTATGGTGTTTTGTTCGGACCGAATCATCAGGAAACTTCTGCAGAGAGAAAACGACATCCCCGGAAACTGCCAGATTTGCATCAGAATCATCATTGCCAATTTGGCAATCTTCATCTGTTCGTTTGCACCCACCCACCTTGGCATCTTGCTCCAATTTTTAGTGCGGCGGGACATCATTGGCAGAGATTACTGTTCGATGCGGCGCAACATAAGTTTATTTGTTCAAGGTGCCATGTGTTTAGCCAATGTCAACTGTTTCCTAGATGCCGTTTGTTACTATTTTGTCGCAAAGGAATTTCGGGACCAGGGCTTACGCACCAAGAGGTCCTTGGTTTCCATTTTCTCAGTCAATGATGTGAGTGTTTAGCCAGATTCAGGACTGCTTTACCACATTTACCATGCGGTTTGTGTCATGTCTTCTTCTTACACACTCTGCCCTCGGTGTTTCATCCGACTGCAGTTTTGTCAACATCATGGTTTATTCATCATAGACCCAAGATGATTTCTTTAGTACTTTAGAAAGAACAGACATGTATGTAGCACTTTTCACAAACTTAAGGAGTGTTAAAGCATTTTTcagctaattaagtacttttgaagtgaagtCAACGTTGCCATGTGGGAAATttgacagccaatttgcgcacagcaaaatCACAGAAGCAGCAATATGGCAATCACCAAGTAACCTTTTAGGTGAGGTGATTGACGGATAAATATTGACTGGGAAACTGGGAGGACACTCACAATTTTTTTGATGGTTCCAAGGGTCTTTTATTCCCTTAAAGGGCAGATGGGACACTTAATGTCTCTAGCTGAAATGTTTTCAACaatgcagtgctctctcagtactgtgcTGGGGTGCCAGCCTATATTTGCGTGAGTGGCACGTTTCACCttctttcaggggatgtgggtgccAGCATTTGCTACTGAACCCTCATGGCCcttgagagcagttaagagtcatgtgcatagctgtgggcctggagtctggGTGTGAAGTCAATAAGTGCTgtcctgcttcacagcgccgaggacccgggtttgatcccggcaccgggtcactgtccatgtggagtttgcacattctccctgtgtttgcatgggtctcaccccctcaactcaaaaagatgtgaagggtaggaggattggcgacgctaaatctTTGGAAAATTCTTTGGAAAAAAAttctttggaaaaaaaatgacttggatactccaagtaaaaaaaaaataataataaatgctgtcctatccagcaattcccacatcccaagcatgaataaaaaaatgtagggcagcagatttcccttttaaagatggggttttacaacaatcaataataactttcaattccaatttGTTTTGTAGCCAATTAATCCAAAGCATTaaataactgaatttaaattccacccgcAGCCATTTGAACCCGTCTGCCCAGAGCAATAGTCTGGACTACTAAATCCAACAACATTATTATTACGCCACTGTCtcacaacctcctgactcaggAGAAAGACTACCTTTGGGTCATGGTTGACAATGTTGACAATGacaagcgactaggggcttttcacagtaacttcattgaagcctactcgtgacaataagtgattttcgtttcatttcattttcaactccaCAGCCCTCATCCCCAATCCTGCAGATCGCCAACTCTCACATTTCCTAACCCTGCAGATTCTTAGAAGGTTGGGTATTTATTGTGCGTAGTTCTTGATTGTAGGTGCAATTATAAATTTTGTGGCATGGCCCCCTTCGGTACAGTAGTGAGGGCAGTGAATTACGTGCGACTCAAGCTTCTCTTGACTCTCAGTGCTGTGAATGCTCTTGTCCCAGATTGATGGAACAAAACAGTAATGCATTAACCATCCAATTGTCATCCAGCATTATGCAACAACAACATGATTGCAAACTTAAAACATGAGCATTAACTTCAGTTAGAGACAGTCACAGGTGTCGAGTGGATTAAGGTTTTCGCTCGACAAGAAAACAGGAAGTATGTTAATCTCAGTCCACATCTTGTAGTCAGAGTCACAAATGTTGTCTTAAATTCATTTTGCAGATTTTATAAAGTTCCTTCCAGCCTCTCTATGTGTTGATTTTTTCTTTCATGGTTTTAAACCTCCGCCAACCCCTTCATTTTTTCCCATTTCAAACATTTCCGTCTCTTGTCCCTTGATGGTTGGCTCTTGGGCTATTTGTGCGAAACCCCTTTGGCTCCTTCCGAACTGAGTTGTTACCCTCTTTACTTTAAATAGGCAGAAACCGCTTTTAAAAAATGAAGGCTCAGGAAAGGCAAGTGTTCATTTTTTTCTCTAAAAATATCCTTTATTCACAAAATTTTCCAAAGCTACTTTACGTAATGGTTCAGGTTTGACATTCCACAAAGTGCAATCTTCCTCCCCTTTCAGGTACCATGCCCTAAGAGAGCAATGGCAACCgtggacttccattggattgaCCCCGATTATACTTGTAAAGTACTGCATTGGTGTTGCCATCACCttctggctgaccaggaaactcttcaACTCTTGCTGCCTGTCATCAGGTCCAAAGGAAGGATTTcaggctgataatcaacttgTTTGGCCAGATTATCAAAAACACCTTCCATGACCATCAAGTTctgaagtggaacttgaacccagatCTTCTGGCCACTACCCACGGAACCACAGCTCAGTGGCGAGCACTGcctgctcacagcaccagggacctaggtcCGATTCTGGCCTGGGGTGGAGCTTGCATTTTCTCTCctggtctgcgttggtttccaccaggtgctctggtttcctactacagtccaaagatgagcagtctagggggattggccatgctaaattgcctcttatttgTCGGTGGCCCTTGCTCCTTCAAAGAGTGAAACGgctaagaagaagaagaagataattcctgtcaTATCTTCAAATTAGAGAATAACAGAGACAGAAGAGTACGGAAACACTCAGCAGCTTACTcagctctgtggagagagaaacaaacctGACATTTCAGGTGACTGACCTTTCATCACAACCGTTGACTGGAAATGTTAAGGgtacgtttctctctccacagattctgcatgACTTTCTGAGTGTTTCCATCATGTGTTTTTCATTTACGATTTCCAGCACCGGCAGTATTTTTCTTTAAGGAATATTGAAGGTTCATTTGAAGGATGTAGCAGCGTGTTTGttcaattgtttaaaaaaaaatcctgtgtGCTAATATTACATTGCAATGAtaaggcatggtgacacagtggttagcactgctgcctccgacgcagaggacccgagttcgatcccggccccaggtcactgtccatatggagtttgcacattcgccccgtgtctcacaacccaaagatgttcagggtaagtggattggccacgttaaattgccccttcattgaaaaaaataataattgggtactctaaattcaaaaatTATTTAGCATATTGCaatctgaaagaaaaatgatGGAATTTCAACAGTGAATCATGAGGAACATAATATCCAGCATTAAACAATGTAAATCTTTGCCCACAGTCTTACAAACTTTAGTGCAAATCAATTTAATGGAGTTGCATCCCTGTATTTAAAATGTGTTAAAGAAAGAACTTTATTTATTCagtgtctttcacaacctcagggtgaTCCTCACTGTACAGACACGAGGCAAGAGTCACCGTTGTAATATAATAAACAAAGCAGCTAATTTGGACACAAGAAGTTTACACAAGCAGCAATATGATATTGACCAGATAGTCTATTTgaatgatgttggttgagtgataaatatgccagggcattggtgagaactCTTCTGTTGTTCTTCAAAATGGTGGCTTGATGGAGCCTTGGTTTATCCTTTcccatctgaaaggcagcacctttgacagtgcaacactGGACTTACAGCCTAGATTCTGAGCTCAAGTGCTTAAAGTGGGCTTAAAACCCACAAATTCCTGACTCTGAGGCGAGGGTGTTACCACTGAGCTGACATCTTCACTTATTTGTTGCTTGATGCACAGCTAATGCACTAtgattatccatgaaggccccaccgggggcagcccggtggcacagtggttggcatcgcTGTCTTAcgccgttgaggacccgggttcgatcccggctctgggtcactttgcacattctccctgtgtttgcgtgggttttgcccccacaacccaaagatgtgcagggtaggtggattggccactctaaattgccccttcattggaaaaaaggaattgggttctcaaaattaatttttttttaaatgccttctcaaccttgcccctcgcttgaggtgccgtgatcctcaggttaaatcaccatcaatcagctctccccctaaaagtggaaagcagcctatggtcatctgggactatagcgaCTTAATCTTTACTTACTATTGCACTACATACATTTTAAAAGCTGCTGTACAAAGCATTATGTGCCATTGACGGATAAGGACTGGAGACCACAAAGAACAAGAAATAcagaatctattttttttttaacattagaTTGCAGCCAAGTGCGATTGGGATCTGTGGGCCTTTCCACCAACTAATATATCTTATATATATATCTTGCCCACCCTGTTGAGCTGGTAAAATGTTCAGGGCTAAGTTCCAGAGGAAAGCCACCAACATAAagatttcaaaatacaaacatttatcaaggttgaagtCTGTGTAATTTTTCTCGAATGCTTGCAAGTTCTCAACACAGCCATCAGTAGTAATATGCATGCCATACATGTGCTAGCATAGTCATATTTTGCAGTCAACAGTGTGAATAAAAGCTTGTATGTATCAGCCAATTGAACTTGAAGAAAGGGGAGTTCGGTGACCTGCAGATTCAGAGGAGGCAATAATATTAATTGTGTTTTCTTTGCCGAGCCAG contains:
- the LOC119976281 gene encoding G-protein coupled receptor 55-like, which codes for MDLGHQRKSNVCEFDTSEEEEIMQLVIYIPTFILGLPFNLLALFMFCCKIKRWTESTIYMSNLALADILLLFSLPFKMLEQDGGWPFSVAFCSFMESLYFVNMYASIFIITSISIDRYLAIIHPLKARVFRSPRNTVIICLVIWAFVWLGSIPIYGFHDSTGTTNSTIICFHGFSDKSWNPALIAFVELLGFVIPMAIMVFCSDRIIRKLLQRENDIPGNCQICIRIIIANLAIFICSFAPTHLGILLQFLVRRDIIGRDYCSMRRNISLFVQGAMCLANVNCFLDAVCYYFVAKEFRDQGLRTKRSLVSIFSVNDVSV